From Pelosinus fermentans DSM 17108, the proteins below share one genomic window:
- a CDS encoding SoxR reducing system RseC family protein, whose translation MDKQQEGIVLEVVGNHLAKVKTSRHNDCENCGACPGNSALVLEARNDIGAKIGQRVAIEVREVNMLKAAFIVYILPLILIFFGAVIGGMFAEHLSYQPLWFQIIGGTFAFILSVVYIKFFDSAARSDSKMQPMIVRILSND comes from the coding sequence ATGGATAAGCAACAAGAAGGAATCGTTCTTGAAGTGGTTGGCAATCATTTGGCAAAAGTAAAGACAAGTCGCCATAATGACTGTGAAAACTGTGGAGCTTGTCCCGGAAATTCGGCATTGGTACTTGAGGCGAGAAATGATATAGGAGCCAAGATTGGTCAGCGTGTAGCTATCGAAGTCAGAGAAGTGAATATGTTAAAAGCTGCTTTTATTGTGTATATTTTACCACTAATTTTAATCTTTTTTGGTGCGGTTATAGGTGGAATGTTTGCCGAGCATTTAAGCTATCAGCCATTATGGTTTCAGATTATTGGTGGTACGTTTGCTTTCATTTTATCAGTCGTGTATATTAAATTTTTCGATTCTGCTGCCAGATCCGATAGTAAGATGCAACCGATGATTGTACGAATTTTATCTAATGACTAA
- a CDS encoding bifunctional folylpolyglutamate synthase/dihydrofolate synthase, translating into MTYEEALTYLTNLTKFGINLGLARIEKLLELMDHPEKKFKTIHIAGTNGKGSTTAMLASILRSSGIKTGMYTSPHLSAYTERMIVNGKEITPDEFGEAIAYTSRFMGKIVEQGFGHPTEFEVLTAAAFYYFAACGVEYAVIEVGLGGLLDSTNVIMPEITVITNVTLDHTDKCGSTVREIAYHKSGIIKENVPVITGAQGEALDVIKNISQKSAATCYVFREDFSAAFLEMEGECQRVMVAIGTERKAVPFLVNLLGGHQVDNCAVAVMTAMVLGKDERRIDLSAIEKGLLTVRWPGRFEVMPGRPTVIIDGAHNPDGIRALRENLDRFCRGKKIIFLLGILQDKDVKTMVTTLIRLQDKVVVVAPMSERAGKPEMVAREIKAEHVEVASSIEEGVKRAQLLASEEDILCVAGSLYLIGAVRKIICS; encoded by the coding sequence ATGACATATGAAGAAGCCCTGACCTATTTAACTAATTTAACTAAGTTTGGCATTAATTTAGGCTTAGCTAGAATTGAAAAGCTATTAGAATTGATGGACCATCCGGAAAAAAAATTTAAAACCATTCATATAGCTGGTACGAATGGCAAAGGATCAACGACAGCAATGTTAGCATCCATTCTAAGGTCTTCAGGAATAAAAACAGGTATGTATACATCGCCCCACTTATCTGCGTATACAGAACGTATGATTGTGAATGGAAAAGAAATTACTCCTGATGAATTTGGAGAGGCTATTGCGTATACAAGTAGATTTATGGGGAAAATAGTAGAGCAAGGATTTGGTCATCCAACTGAATTTGAAGTGCTAACGGCTGCTGCATTTTATTATTTTGCAGCCTGCGGTGTGGAGTATGCTGTAATTGAAGTTGGTTTGGGCGGGCTTTTGGATTCAACCAATGTGATTATGCCTGAAATAACAGTGATTACCAACGTTACTCTGGACCATACAGATAAATGTGGCAGTACCGTAAGGGAAATTGCCTATCATAAATCAGGAATTATTAAAGAAAATGTCCCGGTGATTACAGGTGCCCAAGGAGAAGCTTTAGATGTTATAAAAAATATCTCACAAAAAAGCGCAGCGACTTGTTACGTATTCAGAGAAGATTTTTCAGCAGCATTTCTTGAAATGGAAGGGGAATGTCAAAGAGTAATGGTAGCGATTGGAACTGAAAGAAAAGCAGTTCCCTTTCTTGTTAATCTTCTAGGCGGACATCAAGTCGATAATTGTGCAGTCGCAGTTATGACTGCAATGGTTCTGGGAAAAGATGAAAGACGTATTGATCTATCTGCAATCGAAAAGGGACTACTAACAGTACGGTGGCCTGGACGGTTTGAGGTTATGCCTGGACGACCGACTGTGATTATTGATGGTGCACATAATCCCGATGGGATAAGAGCACTGCGGGAAAATTTAGATCGATTTTGTAGAGGAAAAAAAATAATTTTCTTGTTAGGAATTTTACAAGATAAAGATGTGAAGACTATGGTTACCACATTAATACGATTGCAAGATAAAGTAGTTGTTGTGGCCCCTATGTCTGAAAGAGCAGGAAAACCAGAAATGGTTGCCCGGGAAATAAAGGCTGAACATGTAGAAGTCGCCTCTTCAATTGAGGAAGGGGTAAAACGTGCTCAATTATTAGCCAGTGAAGAAGACATTCTTTGTGTTGCAGGTTCCTTATATCTGATTGGTGCCGTCCGAAAAATAATATGTAGCTAG
- a CDS encoding O-antigen ligase family protein, translating to MYITYRTTHTQYFLEYLIEHCILAVTFFLPLSLKWSSIFLGLGALLWLGKIIVQQKMDFKATPFDAGIALLVLLSAASILASPDRDFSFYNYYNLMGRYILLYYLVVNNMRSSSQVKRLIWSMLTSAVVVSLYGFYQYFFGSTLSALEWVDGEQFPDLKMRVFSTLENPNLLAGFLVTMMAIASGMGYKAQENKYKIVYSVLVILFGGCLLLTYSRGAWLSVLAIVAMYGMLCNRKVFWLLLLLPVIAFFAHDALLERLMSIMNPTDTSSTLRLALWESTIAMIANKPFLGIGWGAYWMVYPDYDFFINNPNTKIFHAHNMYLNIAAEIGIPGLITFLTIMCGHLRLALSSVRESFRWSSGIMLGIVGAIFGLIVNGFTDYVMFNIQLSMLFWLLNALIVVVWQQNNQRQDQNFRLKKVI from the coding sequence ATGTATATAACATATAGAACTACCCATACCCAGTATTTTTTAGAATATTTGATTGAGCACTGCATACTGGCGGTGACCTTTTTTTTGCCATTGTCCCTTAAATGGAGCAGTATCTTTCTAGGTCTAGGTGCTTTGTTATGGCTGGGAAAAATCATAGTTCAGCAAAAAATGGATTTTAAGGCGACTCCTTTTGATGCTGGTATAGCTTTGTTAGTCCTATTATCGGCTGCTTCTATTTTGGCATCCCCTGATAGAGACTTTAGTTTTTATAATTATTACAACTTAATGGGAAGATACATATTACTTTATTATTTGGTTGTCAATAATATGCGCTCTAGCAGTCAAGTAAAACGGCTTATATGGAGTATGTTAACATCGGCGGTAGTGGTTTCTCTGTATGGCTTTTATCAATATTTCTTTGGATCGACCCTTTCAGCTCTTGAGTGGGTCGATGGAGAGCAGTTTCCAGATCTAAAGATGCGAGTTTTTTCTACTCTGGAAAACCCTAATTTGTTGGCTGGGTTTTTAGTTACTATGATGGCAATTGCTTCAGGTATGGGATACAAAGCACAGGAGAATAAGTATAAAATAGTATATTCTGTGTTAGTAATCTTGTTTGGCGGATGTCTACTTCTTACTTACTCGCGAGGTGCCTGGCTTAGCGTACTAGCCATTGTAGCTATGTATGGTATGTTGTGCAATCGTAAAGTATTTTGGCTGCTGTTGTTATTGCCTGTTATTGCATTTTTTGCTCATGATGCATTACTAGAGCGGCTCATGTCAATTATGAATCCTACTGATACTTCATCAACGCTTCGATTAGCTCTATGGGAAAGTACAATTGCGATGATTGCAAATAAGCCATTTTTGGGCATTGGTTGGGGAGCTTATTGGATGGTATATCCCGACTATGATTTTTTCATAAATAATCCGAATACTAAGATTTTTCATGCTCATAATATGTATTTAAATATTGCTGCTGAAATTGGTATTCCAGGTTTGATTACCTTTTTGACAATCATGTGTGGACATTTGCGTTTAGCCTTATCTTCAGTAAGAGAGTCTTTTCGATGGTCATCCGGAATTATGTTAGGAATTGTAGGAGCGATATTTGGTTTGATTGTAAATGGGTTTACGGATTATGTAATGTTTAATATACAGCTTTCCATGTTGTTTTGGTTATTGAATGCACTCATTGTAGTAGTTTGGCAGCAAAATAATCAGCGGCAGGATCAGAATTTTCGATTGAAAAAAGTAATATAG
- a CDS encoding redox-sensing transcriptional repressor Rex, which produces MKDSKDKISISKATIDRLPLYFRTLRLSQEESMEIISSEELGQRLGVTPEQIRKDLASFGQFGKKGVGYYVSELIRNIGEILGLDYNWHIAVVGVGHLGWALANYRNFDSLGFNLVAMFDVDPNKIGQCIKGTEVFHLDRLKEVMEERTIHIGIIAVPEMYAQEVADQLVAAGVRGIWNFAPRKIKVPEAVRVINEDLSVGLSSLSFYLARQTPTN; this is translated from the coding sequence TTGAAAGACAGTAAAGACAAAATTTCCATTTCCAAAGCTACGATAGATCGTTTACCATTATATTTTCGGACCCTAAGGCTAAGTCAGGAAGAAAGTATGGAGATTATTTCTTCAGAAGAACTGGGGCAGCGTTTAGGGGTGACTCCGGAACAAATTCGTAAAGATTTAGCTTCTTTTGGTCAATTTGGCAAAAAGGGTGTTGGCTACTATGTGAGTGAACTCATTCGCAATATAGGAGAAATCTTAGGACTTGATTACAATTGGCATATTGCTGTGGTGGGTGTAGGACACTTAGGCTGGGCATTGGCTAATTACCGTAATTTTGATTCATTAGGTTTCAATTTAGTAGCTATGTTTGATGTTGATCCCAATAAAATTGGGCAATGTATAAAAGGTACAGAGGTCTTTCATTTAGACCGATTAAAAGAGGTGATGGAGGAAAGGACAATTCACATTGGCATTATTGCCGTGCCCGAAATGTATGCTCAGGAAGTAGCTGATCAATTAGTTGCTGCTGGAGTACGGGGCATATGGAATTTTGCCCCGAGAAAAATCAAGGTGCCTGAAGCTGTTCGAGTTATCAATGAAGACTTGTCAGTAGGATTAAGTAGCTTATCCTTCTACTTAGCCCGGCAGACACCAACAAATTAA
- the meaB gene encoding methylmalonyl Co-A mutase-associated GTPase MeaB, with translation MNIADELLKGSRLALSRAITAVENEYDNAVSIMQTLYSHTGNAHIIGITGPPGAGKSTLTDKLAKEYRRQGKTVGIIAIDPTSPFSGGAILGDRIRMNELTLDQGVFIRSMGTRGSLGGLSRKTSEAIKILDAFGFDVVLVETVGVGQSEVDIVKTADTTLVVLVPGLGDDIQAIKAGILEIGDVFAINKADHEGVDRLHTELEMMLDLNQDKIEWRPPIQRVIANRGEGINELAEAIEKQIVHSKESGQFVNRRTNRTKSELLAMLDEQVGRYVRKQLLAYGKFDELVISVEKREKNPYAVVDGIMTTILR, from the coding sequence ATGAATATTGCAGATGAATTATTAAAAGGTTCTCGATTAGCCCTTTCCAGGGCTATCACGGCTGTGGAAAATGAATATGATAATGCAGTATCGATTATGCAAACGTTATATTCTCATACTGGTAATGCTCATATTATTGGCATTACTGGACCACCAGGCGCAGGAAAAAGTACATTAACGGATAAACTAGCTAAAGAATACCGCCGTCAGGGGAAAACCGTAGGTATTATCGCAATCGATCCTACAAGCCCTTTTTCAGGTGGAGCTATCTTAGGTGACCGTATTCGCATGAATGAGCTAACCTTGGATCAAGGTGTTTTCATTCGCAGTATGGGTACTAGAGGCAGTTTGGGTGGTTTATCCCGTAAGACATCGGAAGCAATTAAGATTTTAGATGCTTTCGGTTTTGATGTGGTTCTTGTTGAAACCGTTGGTGTAGGGCAGTCGGAAGTTGATATTGTCAAAACTGCTGATACTACTTTAGTAGTACTAGTACCTGGTTTAGGTGATGATATTCAGGCGATTAAAGCCGGTATATTAGAAATTGGTGATGTTTTTGCCATTAATAAGGCAGATCATGAAGGGGTTGACCGCCTTCATACTGAGCTAGAAATGATGCTGGACTTAAATCAGGATAAAATAGAGTGGCGTCCACCGATTCAACGTGTTATAGCAAATCGTGGTGAAGGTATAAACGAGTTAGCTGAAGCGATTGAAAAGCAGATTGTTCACTCAAAAGAATCGGGTCAATTTGTCAACCGTCGCACCAATCGTACCAAAAGTGAATTGTTAGCGATGCTTGATGAGCAGGTTGGCAGATATGTGCGAAAACAGCTATTGGCTTATGGAAAATTCGATGAGTTAGTAATCAGTGTAGAAAAACGCGAAAAAAATCCATATGCTGTTGTTGATGGCATAATGACAACTATTTTACGATAA
- a CDS encoding acetyl-CoA hydrolase/transferase family protein, producing the protein MIDIKDRVRNKALHAKIVSAEEAATVIKPGMNIGTSGFTPSGYPKAVPLALAERIKKEHFQINLWTGASVGKELDGALAAVNGINKRLPYQTNNEIRKSLNSGGVKYCDLHLSHTAQMSRYGFLGGKVDVAIIEACAITEEGHIIPTTSMGNSASFVQSADIVIVEVNTSQPLALEGMHDVYIPLDPPHRLPIPIVKADDRIGTPYIPCGLDKITYIVPCDIRDDVRDLAAIDDDARAMSALFIDFLKKDIKAGRMPKGLLPLQSGVGSVANAVVSGFAESEFTDLEVYTEVIQDGMLDLADVGKLKSASGTSFSPSPAGLERFYQNIDTYRKIMMLRPQEIANSPEIARRIGVIAMNTAIELDIYGNVNSTHIMGTKMMNGIGGSGDFARNAYLTCFFSTSTAKNGAISSIVPMVSHVDHTEHDVDIFVTELGVADVRGLSPKERARVIIENCAHPDYKPMLMDYLERAEKATKCAQTPHILTEALSWHTRFIETGTMKKQ; encoded by the coding sequence ATGATTGATATCAAAGATCGTGTGCGTAATAAAGCGCTTCATGCCAAAATAGTGAGCGCCGAAGAAGCAGCGACAGTTATTAAGCCTGGAATGAATATCGGAACCAGTGGATTTACGCCATCTGGTTATCCCAAAGCCGTACCGTTGGCATTAGCTGAACGAATCAAAAAAGAACATTTCCAAATTAACCTTTGGACTGGTGCATCCGTAGGAAAAGAATTAGATGGTGCGTTAGCCGCCGTAAATGGGATTAATAAAAGATTACCCTATCAGACTAATAATGAGATTCGCAAATCCTTAAACTCCGGTGGCGTAAAATACTGCGATTTACATTTGAGTCACACAGCTCAAATGTCTCGATATGGATTTTTAGGCGGTAAGGTGGATGTAGCGATTATTGAAGCATGTGCCATTACCGAAGAAGGACATATTATACCGACCACATCCATGGGGAACTCTGCCTCCTTTGTGCAAAGTGCCGACATTGTGATCGTGGAAGTCAATACAAGCCAGCCCTTAGCCTTAGAAGGAATGCATGATGTATATATTCCGCTGGATCCTCCTCATCGTCTGCCAATTCCGATTGTAAAAGCCGATGATCGTATTGGGACTCCTTATATCCCATGTGGTCTTGATAAAATAACCTACATCGTTCCATGTGATATTCGGGATGATGTTCGTGATTTAGCAGCCATTGATGATGATGCCAGAGCGATGAGTGCACTTTTTATTGACTTTTTGAAAAAAGATATAAAAGCTGGACGCATGCCCAAAGGACTCTTACCGCTGCAATCCGGTGTAGGATCCGTTGCCAATGCAGTAGTAAGCGGCTTTGCTGAATCTGAATTTACGGATTTAGAAGTGTACACAGAAGTCATTCAAGATGGAATGCTCGATTTAGCGGATGTTGGCAAGTTAAAATCGGCATCTGGTACTTCGTTCTCCCCATCGCCTGCTGGACTGGAAAGATTCTACCAAAATATTGATACCTATCGAAAAATCATGATGCTGCGTCCTCAGGAAATAGCAAATAGTCCTGAAATTGCCAGAAGGATAGGCGTTATTGCCATGAATACAGCCATTGAACTCGATATTTATGGGAATGTAAATTCGACTCATATCATGGGTACAAAAATGATGAATGGTATAGGCGGTTCAGGAGATTTTGCCCGTAATGCATATCTAACCTGCTTCTTTAGTACCTCCACCGCAAAAAATGGAGCCATTTCATCCATTGTTCCTATGGTTTCCCATGTGGATCATACAGAACATGATGTCGATATATTTGTAACTGAATTGGGTGTGGCCGATGTCCGTGGACTTAGTCCAAAAGAACGGGCACGGGTAATTATAGAAAATTGTGCTCATCCAGACTATAAGCCTATGCTGATGGACTATCTGGAAAGAGCCGAAAAAGCGACAAAATGTGCGCAAACACCACATATTTTAACCGAAGCACTTTCATGGCACACCCGGTTTATAGAGACTGGCACCATGAAGAAGCAGTAA
- the mmdA gene encoding methylmalonyl-CoA decarboxylase subunit alpha: protein MATVQEKIEDLKARQEKIKLGGGQKRIDKQHATGKLTARERVEKLLDPNTFVELDQFVTHRCVNFDMASVDAPAEGVVTGYGTIEGRLVYVFAQDFTVVGGSLGEMHAAKIVKVQQLALKMGAPIIGINDSGGARIQEAVDALAGYGKIFYNNTLASGVIPQISVIMGPCAGGAVYSPALTDFIYMVKNTSQMFITGPQVIKSVTAEEVTAEALGGAMTHNTTSGVAHFVAENDEDCLEQIRCLMSFLPGNNLEGSPVVLNTDDVNRMEDSLNTLLPDNPNQPYNMKDIISAIVDNGDFYEVQPYFARNILTCFARFDGQTVGIIANQPSVMAGCLDVDASDKSARFIRFCDAFNIPLVNLVDVPGFLPGVSQEYGGIIRHGAKMLYAYSEATVPKVTVITRKAYGGSYLAMCSQDLGADQVMAWPTSEIAVMGPAGAANIIFRGDPDVKAKTEEYIAEFATPYKAAERGFVDQVIEPKETRPRIITALSMLASKREQRPQKKHGNIPL from the coding sequence ATGGCTACAGTCCAAGAGAAGATTGAAGATTTAAAAGCAAGGCAGGAAAAAATCAAATTAGGCGGCGGTCAAAAGCGGATTGATAAGCAACATGCTACTGGCAAGTTAACTGCTCGTGAACGTGTAGAAAAACTACTAGATCCTAACACGTTTGTTGAGCTGGATCAGTTTGTTACTCATCGATGTGTAAATTTTGATATGGCTTCTGTAGATGCTCCTGCTGAAGGTGTTGTTACCGGCTATGGAACAATTGAAGGACGTTTAGTGTATGTATTTGCTCAAGATTTCACTGTAGTTGGTGGATCGTTAGGTGAAATGCATGCTGCTAAAATTGTGAAAGTACAACAGTTAGCCTTGAAAATGGGGGCTCCTATCATTGGTATTAATGATTCAGGCGGCGCACGTATTCAAGAAGCAGTAGATGCGCTGGCTGGTTATGGTAAAATATTCTATAATAATACATTGGCTTCAGGGGTAATTCCTCAGATTTCAGTTATTATGGGACCATGCGCTGGTGGTGCGGTGTATTCTCCAGCTCTGACTGATTTCATTTATATGGTTAAGAATACCAGTCAAATGTTTATTACTGGTCCGCAAGTAATTAAGTCTGTTACTGCAGAAGAAGTTACAGCGGAAGCGTTGGGTGGGGCTATGACTCACAATACAACCTCCGGGGTAGCTCATTTTGTTGCGGAAAATGATGAAGATTGCTTAGAGCAAATTCGTTGTTTGATGAGTTTCTTGCCTGGTAATAACCTGGAAGGATCTCCAGTTGTCTTAAATACAGATGACGTAAATCGTATGGAAGATTCTTTAAATACGCTGTTACCTGATAATCCAAATCAACCTTACAACATGAAAGATATTATTTCTGCCATTGTTGATAATGGTGATTTCTATGAAGTACAGCCGTATTTTGCAAGAAATATTCTTACTTGCTTTGCTCGTTTTGATGGTCAAACCGTAGGAATTATTGCTAACCAGCCATCAGTAATGGCAGGTTGTTTAGATGTGGATGCATCGGATAAGTCTGCCCGCTTTATTCGTTTTTGTGACGCCTTTAATATTCCTTTGGTCAACTTAGTTGACGTTCCAGGATTCTTACCAGGTGTTAGTCAAGAATATGGTGGAATTATTCGTCACGGTGCTAAAATGCTATATGCCTATTCAGAAGCAACAGTGCCAAAGGTGACAGTAATCACTCGTAAAGCTTACGGTGGTTCTTATTTAGCAATGTGTTCACAAGATTTGGGTGCGGATCAAGTTATGGCTTGGCCAACATCTGAGATTGCTGTTATGGGACCTGCCGGCGCAGCCAACATAATATTCCGTGGCGATCCAGACGTTAAAGCCAAAACTGAAGAATATATAGCAGAATTTGCCACTCCATATAAAGCGGCAGAACGTGGTTTCGTTGATCAGGTTATTGAACCAAAAGAAACTAGACCTCGTATTATCACTGCTTTAAGTATGCTGGCTAGCAAGCGCGAACAACGGCCGCAAAAGAAACATGGCAACATTCCTCTATAA
- a CDS encoding biotin/lipoyl-containing protein: MKKFNITVNGTAYQVEVEEVKEAKAVAAPAAKPAAAPAAPKAAAPAAAAAPAAAEVGAGETGVPSPMPGKIVKVLAQAGQAVKKGDVLLILEAMKMQNEITAPVDGTVKSINVAADQSVKPNEVLAVIK; this comes from the coding sequence ATGAAGAAATTTAATATTACTGTGAATGGTACTGCATATCAGGTTGAAGTAGAAGAAGTAAAAGAAGCAAAAGCAGTGGCTGCTCCTGCAGCAAAACCTGCCGCTGCTCCTGCTGCTCCTAAAGCAGCAGCTCCAGCTGCCGCTGCTGCACCTGCTGCTGCTGAAGTTGGCGCTGGTGAAACTGGTGTTCCTTCCCCAATGCCTGGCAAAATTGTAAAAGTACTTGCTCAAGCAGGACAAGCAGTGAAAAAAGGCGATGTTTTGTTGATTCTTGAAGCAATGAAAATGCAAAATGAGATTACTGCTCCTGTTGATGGCACTGTAAAATCCATTAATGTAGCAGCTGATCAAAGTGTAAAACCAAATGAAGTTTTGGCTGTTATTAAGTAA
- a CDS encoding acyl-CoA mutase large subunit family protein has product MDNESLKLKVAEYTAKVEKASAKFPERKNLEYNRLYTPLDLEGQDYERDLGLPGSYPFTRGVQPTMYRGRFWTMRMYAGFSTAEESNKRYRYLLESGGTGLSCAFDLPTQIGYDSDDIISEGEVGKVGVAIDSLADMEILFDQIDLGKVSTSMTINAPASVLLAMYIAVAEKNGIGPEKLNGTIQNDILKEYAARGTYIFPPKPSMRLITNIFEYCSKNVPNWNTISISGYHIREAGSTAAQEIAFTIADGIAYCEAAIKAGLDVDAFAGRLSFFWNAHNNVLEEVAKFRASRRVWAKIMKERFGAKNPKSWMLRVHTQTAGSMLTAQQPDNNVVRVALQTAAAVMGGTQSLHTNSKDEALALPTEASVRVALRTQQIVAYESGLADVVDPLAGSYYVEAMTNQIEAEALKYIQKIDDIGGAVVAIEEGYIQREIQDSAYKWQKEVENNDRVIVGVNKFQIEEKPVEGLLRVDASVGELQKKKLADLRAKRDNAAVTAALAKLEAACGDDSVNLMPIILEAVKTYATLGEICGVMRKVFGEYQAHATL; this is encoded by the coding sequence ATGGATAATGAGAGTTTAAAATTAAAAGTGGCAGAGTATACTGCCAAAGTAGAAAAAGCAAGTGCCAAATTCCCAGAACGTAAAAACCTGGAGTATAACCGATTATATACTCCGCTAGACCTTGAGGGTCAAGATTATGAAAGAGATTTAGGATTACCAGGATCCTATCCCTTTACCCGTGGTGTGCAGCCGACAATGTATCGCGGTCGTTTCTGGACCATGCGTATGTATGCTGGCTTCTCAACAGCTGAAGAATCTAACAAACGGTATCGTTACCTCTTAGAATCCGGTGGTACGGGTCTATCTTGCGCCTTTGACTTGCCTACTCAAATCGGATATGACTCAGATGATATCATATCCGAAGGTGAAGTTGGTAAAGTAGGGGTAGCCATTGACTCTTTGGCAGATATGGAAATTTTATTTGACCAAATTGATTTGGGTAAAGTATCCACTTCGATGACGATTAATGCACCAGCCTCTGTACTGCTTGCCATGTATATTGCAGTAGCCGAGAAAAATGGCATTGGACCAGAAAAATTAAATGGTACCATTCAAAATGATATTTTGAAAGAGTATGCAGCTCGCGGTACGTATATTTTCCCTCCAAAGCCATCCATGCGTTTGATTACCAATATCTTTGAATATTGTTCAAAGAATGTACCGAACTGGAATACCATTTCCATCTCTGGTTATCACATTCGTGAAGCTGGTTCCACTGCAGCGCAGGAAATTGCTTTCACCATTGCAGATGGTATTGCGTACTGCGAAGCGGCAATTAAAGCTGGACTTGATGTAGATGCCTTTGCTGGCCGCTTATCCTTCTTCTGGAATGCGCACAATAATGTATTAGAAGAAGTAGCAAAATTCCGTGCTTCTCGTCGTGTATGGGCGAAAATCATGAAAGAACGCTTTGGTGCTAAAAATCCTAAATCCTGGATGCTTCGTGTACATACACAAACAGCAGGATCCATGCTGACTGCGCAACAGCCAGACAACAATGTAGTACGTGTTGCCTTGCAGACGGCAGCGGCTGTTATGGGTGGAACCCAGTCCTTACACACCAACTCTAAAGATGAAGCATTGGCATTGCCTACGGAAGCTTCCGTACGTGTTGCACTTCGTACCCAGCAAATTGTAGCCTATGAAAGTGGTTTAGCAGATGTAGTAGATCCTTTAGCGGGTTCCTACTATGTAGAAGCAATGACAAACCAAATCGAAGCAGAAGCATTGAAATACATTCAAAAAATTGATGACATCGGCGGTGCTGTTGTTGCGATTGAAGAAGGTTATATCCAGCGGGAAATTCAAGACAGTGCATATAAATGGCAAAAAGAAGTAGAAAACAATGATCGAGTCATTGTTGGTGTGAACAAATTCCAAATTGAAGAAAAACCAGTAGAAGGCCTCTTACGTGTAGATGCTTCTGTAGGTGAATTGCAAAAGAAAAAGCTTGCTGATCTAAGAGCAAAGCGGGATAATGCTGCTGTAACTGCGGCGTTGGCAAAACTAGAAGCAGCTTGCGGTGATGACAGCGTTAATTTGATGCCAATCATCTTAGAAGCAGTAAAAACCTATGCAACACTTGGTGAAATTTGTGGCGTAATGCGTAAAGTTTTTGGTGAATACCAAGCGCATGCAACACTGTAA
- the mce gene encoding methylmalonyl-CoA epimerase has translation MFKTLKVDHIGIAVKDLEQAKKFYSEVLGMEAAGEETVEQQKVKVCFYPCGDSEIELLESTSPDGPIAKYIDKNGEGIQHLALRVDNIEAAIADLKAKGVRMIDEAPRYGAGGAAIAFVHPKATGGILLELSERK, from the coding sequence ATGTTTAAAACATTAAAAGTAGACCATATTGGTATTGCCGTAAAAGATCTAGAACAGGCTAAGAAGTTTTATAGCGAAGTACTTGGTATGGAAGCAGCAGGCGAGGAAACCGTAGAACAACAGAAAGTGAAAGTTTGTTTCTATCCTTGTGGAGATAGTGAGATTGAGCTTTTAGAATCCACTTCACCAGATGGCCCTATTGCTAAATATATTGACAAGAATGGTGAAGGTATACAGCATCTTGCTTTGCGTGTGGATAATATCGAAGCTGCGATTGCTGATTTGAAAGCAAAAGGTGTTCGCATGATTGATGAAGCCCCTCGTTATGGTGCAGGCGGTGCAGCGATTGCTTTTGTTCATCCTAAAGCGACTGGCGGCATTTTACTTGAGTTATCAGAACGTAAGTAA
- a CDS encoding cobalamin B12-binding domain-containing protein, with product MEKRVRVLVAKPGLDGHDRGAKVVARALRDAGFEVIYTGLRQTPEQIAEAALQEDVNVIALSLLSGAHNHLFPRIVELIHEKGMTDVLIIGGGVIPDADIPVLKTAGISEVFTPGTSTTTIIDYIKENVK from the coding sequence ATGGAAAAACGTGTTAGAGTATTAGTTGCAAAACCTGGTTTGGATGGACATGATCGGGGAGCGAAAGTAGTAGCTCGTGCCCTGCGTGATGCAGGCTTTGAGGTAATTTATACGGGTCTGCGTCAAACTCCCGAGCAAATAGCAGAAGCTGCGCTGCAAGAAGACGTAAATGTAATTGCGTTGAGTTTATTATCTGGTGCTCACAATCACTTGTTCCCACGTATTGTTGAGTTAATCCATGAAAAAGGTATGACAGATGTATTAATCATTGGTGGCGGCGTTATTCCTGATGCTGATATACCGGTTCTTAAAACAGCTGGCATATCCGAAGTGTTTACGCCAGGTACATCAACAACTACTATCATTGATTACATCAAGGAAAATGTGAAATAA